The Streptomyces europaeiscabiei genome window below encodes:
- a CDS encoding zinc-ribbon domain-containing protein: MLIIFGTKGYLYQLAILTLVCGQCGNPAAHTLRKRVTKFTLFFVPLFPVSTKYQTQCTFCGAEQKVSAEQAEQLQAQNAGGHGTRSTGQPQQQPYQS, encoded by the coding sequence ATGTTGATCATCTTTGGCACCAAGGGATACCTCTACCAGCTCGCGATACTGACGCTGGTGTGCGGGCAGTGCGGGAACCCCGCCGCTCACACGCTCAGGAAGCGGGTCACGAAGTTCACGCTGTTCTTCGTGCCGCTGTTCCCGGTCTCGACGAAATACCAGACGCAGTGCACCTTCTGCGGCGCCGAGCAGAAGGTGAGCGCCGAGCAGGCCGAACAGCTCCAGGCGCAGAACGCGGGCGGTCACGGCACCCGCTCCACCGGCCAGCCGCAGCAGCAGCCGTACCAGTCATGA